Below is a genomic region from Rhododendron vialii isolate Sample 1 chromosome 5a, ASM3025357v1.
AGCTCATCAAGAGCAGGTGGAGAAGTACGACACAGATGAGTACAAGTGTCGGTATTATCTCTTGAATTGCCTTGCAGATCACTTTTATGATTACTATGATACAACTTACTCTTCTGCCAAGAAAATTTGGAAAGCTTTACAGAGCAAGTATGATACTGAAGAGGCAGGAGCAAAGAAGTATGCAGCTAGCCGATTTTTTCGCTTTCAAATGGTGGATGGAAAATCGGTTGTGGAGCAAGCTCAAGATTTTCAGATAATAATGGCAGAGATGACATCCGAAGGCATCAAGATTGGGGATAATCTTGTGGCAGCAGGCATCATTGATAAATTACCGCGTCTTGGAGGGAATTTCAAAAGACAATGCGCCATAAGCAAAAAGAGACATCCCTAGAGACCTTAATCACCCGCATCCGTGTGGAGGAGGAGGCTAGAGGCCAAGATGCACTATTGACACAAGAAGGTATTGGGCATTCCACAAAGGTAAATTATATTTCTGCGAGTAACCATAACCAACCCAAAAATCAGTCTCCTAAGAATGCTTATATGCAGCCTCAcaaaaagatttataaaaaaaatggaaaatctcACAACAAAGGATTTCATAAAAACTTTAACCAAGGACCCCCtttgaaaaatcaacaaaacaatGGATGCTTTGTTTGTGGCAAAAGTGGGCATATTGCTCGAATTTGCAAGTTTCGAAAACGTGGTCCTGTTCCACAGGTGAACGTTATTCAGGAGCCATTTGTGGCAATGATTACAGACATTTGCATGGTTCAATATGTGGAAGGGTGGTGGGCAGACTCTGGTGCTAATAGGCATGTCTGCTATGACAATACTTGGTTCAAAGTGTATACTCGCTTTGATGAAGAGAAGACGGTTATGCTAGGTGACTCTAGCAAAACAAAAGTGCTTGGGAGTGGTGAAGTTGATTTAAAGTTTACCTCTGGACAAGTTTTGACTTTAAAAGATGTTCTATACACACCATCCATGAGGAAAAATCTGATGTCAAGTTATCTTTTAAACAAGGCTGGCTTCAAGCAAACTATGGAATCTGATCAATATGTGATAACTAAAAAGGGAAACTTTTATGGGTAAAGGTTATGCATGTGATGGAATGTTCAAGCTAAATGTTGAAATTAATAAAGCATCTACAATTTCTATTTACATGATGTCTTCATTTAATTTCTGGCATGCTCGCTTGTGTCATATCAATAGTAGATATGTGGGAATCATGAGTAGTCTTGGATTAATTCCCAAATTGACAAAAGTGTTTAACAAGTGTGAAACTTGCAGTCAAGCAAAGATTACAAAACGACCTCATAAAAGTGTTCAAAGAACTACCGAACTGTTATAGTTAATTCACACTGATTTATGTGAATTTGAAGGAATTTTAACCCGTGGTGGAAATAGATATTTTATCACTTTTATtgacaatttttcaaaatatactACTGTATATTTGATAAAACATAAAAGTGATGCATTTGATAAATTTAGAGAATTCCTTCaagaaattgaaaatcaattcggAAAGAAGATTAAGAGAATTAGAAGTGATAGAGGTCGAGAATATGTATCTTTTGGCTTTGACTCGTTTGTTCAATCACTAGGAATTATCCATGAGATTACACCACCATATTCACCTCAATCAAATGGTGTAgctgaaagaaaaaatagaacgtTGATTGGGTTGACTAATGCCATGCTTATTGATTCAAGTGCCCCATCAAATCTTCGGGGTGAGGCAGTTTTAACTGCTTGTTATGTGTTAAACAGAGTAccacataaaaaaacaaaactcataCCTTATCAGGTGTGGAAGGGGCGTAAGCCAAATTTGGGACATTTGAGAGTTTGGGGTTGTCTAGCTTTCGTAAGGCTTACAGACCCTAACATACCAAAATTGGGTGTAAGAACTACCACTTGTGCTTTTCTAGGATATGTGGTAAATAGTACAACCtataaattttttgatattAAAAATAATGTCATTATTGAATCAGGTGACGCTACTTTTTATGAAGAAAAATCTGCTTTTAAATCAAGAAATAGTGGGGGTCAAGTTTTCTCAGAAAACATTTTGTCCGAACCTAATTCTTCTACTCCTTTTGTTCAAAGTCAAGTGAGTACGGAAGTTGAACTTAGAAGGAGTAAAAGAGCTAGAGTTGAAAAAGATTTTGGCcccaactttcatgtttataaTGTGAATGATACTCCTATTTCTTTTCAAGAAGCCTTATCGTCACCTGATGCTATTTTTTGGAAAGAGGCTATAAATGAAGAGATGGATTCACTGATTTCTAATAAAACATGGAAATTAGTAGATTTACCACCGGGTTGTAAATCTATTGGATGTAAATGGGTCCTTTGAAAAAAGCTTAAACCGGATGGGTCGATTGATAAGTATAAAGCAAGACTAGTTGCAAAGGGTTTTAAACAACAAGCTTATCTTGACTTTATTGACACATTTTCTCCGGTTACACGTGTGGCATCCATTAGATTGTTAGTTGCAGTTGCTGCAATTTGTGATTTGAAAACtcatcaaatggatgtaaaaACAGCTTTTTTTAAATGGGGATCTAAATGAGGAAATTTATATGGACCAACCCGAGGGCTTTGTGGAGCCCAGACTAGAAAGCAAGGTGTGTAAGTTAATAAAGTCTCTCTATGGCTTAAAGTAGGCTCCTAAGCAATGGCATGAAAAATTTGATTCCTGTATGATTGAGAATGGATATAAAACTAATGAGAGTGATAAGTGCATCTATTATAAATCATGTGAGAGTTCACATGTGATTATCAGTCTTTATATAGATGATCTTTTGATATTTGGCTCTAATATGCATATTATTAATGAGACAAAAAATATGCTTAACAACCATTTTGATATGAAAGATCTTGGTGAAGCCAATTTTATTTTAGGTATAAAGATTACTAAAACAAGTGAAGGAATTTCTCTTGACCAGTCGCATTAtgttgagaaaattttaaagaagTATAACTATCTTGATTGCAAGCATGTTGTTACTCCTTTTGATGCTAGTGTGCATCTTTTTCCTGTTCAAAATGATAATGAGGTGATAAATCAAAAGGAATATGCTAGCATGATTGGTAGTTTGATATATGCGACTGATTGTACTAGACCTGACATTGCTTACGCAGTTGGAGTAATTAGCAGGTTTACTAGCAAGTCGAGTAGTGATCATTGGCATGCTATGGAAAGAGTAATGAGATACTTATCTGGTACCAGAGCCTATGGCTTATTTTATAAAAAGTATCCTGCTGTACTTGAGGGGTATAGTGATGCCAATTGGAATACCTTGTCAGGTGATTCTCTCTCTACTACAGGTTACATTTTTACTTTGGGAGGTAGTGCTATATGTTGGAAGttgaaaaagtaaacaattattGCTAATTCGACTATGGAAGCTGAACTTATAGCTTTATCTTCAGCAAGTGAGGAGGCAAATTGGTTACAAGATTTATTGCATGAAATCCCTTGTTGGGAAAAACCAATTCCTCTTGTGTTAATCAAGTGTGATAGCACTACTACAATTGGTAGAGTAAATAATCGTTACTACAACGGTAAATCCAGACCCATACGAAGAAAACACAGTATTGTGAGATCCTATTTGAGTAGTGGCATCATAAATGTGGATTATGTTAAATCTTGTGATAATCTTGCAGATCCATTAACTAAGGCCTTGGCAAGAGAAAGGGTTTGGAGTACATCGAGGGGGATGGGGCTGAAGCCCATACAATCATGAATCATGTATGAGGATACCCAACTTGGGGACCAGAGATCCTGTAACCAGGTTCAATGGGAAGAACGAATCATATGGTGATCGTAAGAAATGCACTGATGTTATTTATGTCCATCCCTAAGATGTAAGTGCATTTATCCTGTAAGGTTGAAGGGTTGAGTTTTTAAACTCTTAATGAAAGTCTGTAGCTCGTATGAGTGGGGTGTTAGTATTACAGGAGCACTCTTGACAGATTTCACCTATGTAAGTGTGGGAGTGGGGCCACTTCCTATGAGATTAGGGCTAATCTCAAATACGCTTATGAAAACTGGGATCAGCGCAAGGTTGTAAAGCGCTGGCTAATAAAGCTCATGTCAACACCTGAGTTATTATGTGTGAGCAGCAATTCTTTATTTCCCCTAAGCAGTCATAGTTCAATGCTGAGCAAACTATTGACTCTGGAGTAGAGGTTACTGTTTCACTACTGAAGGTTCAATGCAAAGCACACCTTCATGATGCATAATAATTCCTCTTTGCCCGgtaatatatttttactttatttaatATTCAAATGAGTGGGGGATTGTTGTTTCATTTTCATATTAAATGAAGTATATTAATTAATCTAATGTCATTAACGTTAAGTTCATTCTTTAACTAAAGTCGTATTAATTAATGTGTTAAGTTATACATGTACGTAGTTAATTGGGATTCTACCTATGGACTATATAGAGGTCTTCTTCAGGTGTTTCTAAGGTAAGTAAGTGAAGTAgtaaaaaacaaagggaaaaactattttcactATTTCGGGCAAAGAAAGGTGTTTTTATTTGGTGGAGCTTTGGGCTCACACCATTGGTGCAGAGTGTGTGAGAGCCATACAACTTGAGTGTTGGGCTGATGTATCCTAGGGGAGAATAGTTATTGTGTAACAACCTAAACTCTCAAACACCTCTACTTGTCTAATGAACCCAAACAAACAAATCGAAAGAGTTACGCCAGTAATTCAAATCAAGAAAGGCTTTTCCCCCACTTTCTTAATAGTTAACATAAATTTGCATATCCACCTTGTACATATCCTTTCCAACCCATGACCCTACTGCCTAAGAGAACCCCTTCGGCTCTCCTCCTCCCCCCCTTCAAAATACCCTTCTTTCcttctttataaaaaaaattggtgagtcACCTCTCAAAGTTGTCTAAAGTGGACACATGTCCATTAGCTTTTCCAGTTCCTTTCTTCTCTcgtttcttcttccttttgtttttaCAATACATGGTTGCTCATGAGATGTTTGTCTCAATAGGTGACACATGGCTCTATTtaatttccatttttatttttggtttcatACTACAACCTTATCCTTTACACACACCCAGCATCACCACCTCACGTGCACACACATAACCCACACAATTGACACTTGTTTTAAGATATTCTATTCCCCAATTCCCACTTGTACCTACCATTTCCTTTATTACAAGTAATTGGATTTAAAGAACCATCAGAAACCcactttttgaataaataatCCCGGTATTCAAAGTTCGGGTATTACATATTGTCTGCTACATCGGTTGTTTGGGTTTCACCCACCGCAGAGGCTATATCTCCTTAAAAGAAAGCGAAATACCCGCGTCTCAGCCATTCTGGTATTGTTCTGAATTTATTAAACATATAATCTGCGGTAATTTCACCAACACATATTATTTCATGAGGTATACTTTTTCTACAAACCGCTTGAGATACTTGAAACTGATTTGAACATAAAACATACTATGGTTGTATGAATAACCATGAAAAAATATTGATACCACACTGCACCACCATGCCCTCATCCCAAAACGGGAGTCAATGATCTTTGCTAACTTCTTTTCAAGCTGTTCGAGAGGCGAAGACGAGATGCACATACTTCTTTCTTAGGTACTTGGTCAAAGTTTTCAGAGGCGAAAGCGCAAGGCAAGACAAGACGCTTGACCCTCCATGGGGCGAGGCGTATGCCCCAAAGCATTAAGGCGTaagcctttttattttttaaataattaaattaataataacttaataatacaaaaaaatgCACATTTCATAAAAGATAGATTAATATAAAAAGATAgcaaaaaaatagattatcagTTAGTGACTTACCTTATTAGTTAACAACTAATTGTGAAACCCTATAACAtcactttattatttattaacttTTTATCTTATTAACTTATcactttttttgttattaacaGAGCACATTAATTCGTCACTTAGTAAAGGAAAACAAAGCACAACTGTTTAAAGAAAAACAGAGTACGATTGTACATAATGATCGACTTCAACAATGCAGCACAGACCGGGGGGGTTGTTGAATTACGAAATTAccaaaatttgattagaaaAATTTCTCTCCTGACACTTACGCCTCACCTATCGGGGTGTAAAAGGTGATCGAGGCATATGCCTCGGTGCGCCTAAAGAAATTAGGTGACTGTCTTTGTGATTCACCGCCTAAATTTTCACGCCTTGAGCGTTTTGGCATTGCCTCACTGCCCCAATGCCCTGAGGCGAGCTCAGAAAACGCCTTTGAAAACATAGCTTGGTACCAAAAAaaaggtttggaggttattaGTTTCATTTCATGAGAACCAATAATATTGTTTGGACATGCTTATGAAACCTCTAGAAAATCTTTTTTTGCTTTGACATTGCTACCGTCGGCCAAAGGCTTAATTTTGCTATGTTTGTTTTATCACTTCTTCTCCAGATCCACTTCATCTCCTCCCTATCCTTTTCTGCGATCGATGAATGTATCATGGTCACTGGTTGACAAAACAAACTGTGGTCTAGGTATGCATATTTCTGAATCAATTTGTCACGTTTTATTTTACCTTGCTGCGGTCATTAACTTAGGGCTTATCATAAAATCCAAGTGGACGATTTTCCTTTTCGATTGAAAGTTTTTTCCAGTTTAgattttttcttccctttctccctattatttttccctttttctgtaAAATTAAAAGTACCCCAAAGTAATATTTGGTTTCAttagttcaatttttatttatgagGCAACAATGTTGTGTTTTGGGTTGTACTAGGGATAACCTGTGCAAATCCAACCCAAACAAGAAAGGTATAGATCTGGAAACCCTAGCTCCCTAAAATCGCCCAAACCACTTCCCCAGTTAATATCATCCTCCTGTTTTTTGCCTCACTCTCACCCTGAAAGTATGTAAGTGTTCACATTGGTTGTGTTTCTATAGATATAAAGGGAAAGATGAAAGACTCTGAAGCTAAGGGGTTCGAATAACACAGCTTGGCAAGTCTCCTATTTCCCGCTCACACCACCAGGCAATTACTATACTGATGCAATATTCCTTGATAACATATGTTTCGGGCTATGCTTactttcttctttattttttatcaagCCTACTCAAAACCAAAATACACTGATGCACTAATGAATTCTTTGAGTAATTTCCTTAATTTGCAGGAGGCATGTATGGGTATATTGGCGACGAGGCTGCGCTTTTGTCACCCTATGTCTTATGCCATTGGTTTGGGTTGTATTGAGGTTAGCCTTTTCGATGGCACTTAAAAAATCCCTTTTGAAAAACTGTCGATTCTACGTTGTAAGCATTGCCTTTCGAAAAGGCAATACATGTTGTGGTTCAACTTGAAATTGAGTACTTGGGATGCTCCAAGGGTAATCAAGAAGCTGCTGGCTTTGGTAGAATGCTTAGGGATGACAAAGGAGCATGGATTTTAGGACATTTTGGGATGCTCCCAAGACTCGGATACATCTATATAACAATGCAGCTCAGCTTTGGTAGCTAAGCCATATTTTAGACCCTTAGATTTATTTATATATCAATGCAGCTCAGCTTTGGTAGCTGAGCCGTGTTTTAGACCCTTAGATTTATATACACATAAATCCTAGGGCTGAGATTTAATGGGTTCATACTGTGCAACTTTCATACCCaagcagctctctctctctctctctctctctctctctctctctctctctctctctctctctctctctctcgattcaCGCATTTGACTCCTTTTGCTCTCCCACAAGCTTTcgatttcaaaattcaaaccgtctTCTACTTTCCTGTCTCTTTTGAATCCCTCTTCAGCAACACAGTTGCATCCTCTCTCGCTGTCTCTCTTCCCGATACTCAAAACGCCATTAATGGCCAACTCTTGCCGACCATGACGCCACCACAATGGCGACCATCAACCACCAGTAACGCCATGTCGCCATCACTTCTCTCTCCCCCAGCGACCTCCATCGTGAGCCACTCCAACCACAGAAGCCGGCAACCACCAATCACACCACCCACCATTGAAGCCATCCTTTTCGTTCTGCGGCTCCCATCTTACTCCCTCTCTCTGAAACTTTGGTAAATCTCCAACTTTTCCCTaattttccttttcagttttttttgtttcttcccgacatttctttcattttccccTCATTTTCTAAGACCCCAAAATCTAAAAATAGGGTTGCTCGAAAATTGGggcttttctaaaaaaaaacaggtCTATCCATATAACAATACAAAGGGGTGTTTTCAAATTCTCCCCCTCACAAATTAAACTTTTTGAGAGTTTTAAGGGTTGGGATTGACTTGGAGATTTGCTCCAATAGTTAGAATTTCTTTTCAATCTTCAAACTCGCTCAACAACATTGAAGGGCTGAGAGGAAATTCTACCCAACGGATACTATTAGTtctgttcaaaatttgaaacgcACTCATGCACGCcctattcccttctctctctcttactttccATTTTTGTCTACCAACAAatgtctcctcctcctcctcctcttcttcttcttcttctctctctctctctctttctctagatCCGTTGGTTTTGCTCCCCATCCTCCCACCCTCATTCCCTGCCGAACCAACTCTTTACCTCGCAACCGCGGTATCTCAGACTCAACCAAGCCACCACCGCAGCTGCAAGAGAAGTAAACTAAAAGGTAGTGATTCGATCTTTATGAGGGGCCAAACCATATATGTGTCCATTGATGtgattttttctcttcttttttccaaataCAAATGGGATGCATACAATCAGTGCAAGGAAGATTATAGACTAAACAAAAAAGTAagggttttgtgttttttaccTTAAATTTCTTTATCgtttgttcaattttaattttgttgctcgtgtgtgtgtttttttttctgtccCGCTGGGTgtgatggtttttttttggttgtttaacAAAAGGATAAGGATAACTTGGGTTTCATTATGTTAATTTTGTGTTGTCATTAGGAGTTGGGTTGTGTGATGCTTCATCCAGAGTGATACTTCTTTTTAATAACCCTTGCAGATtgcttttctttaatttttagaTGATGAAATTTTGTCTGACAAACATTAAGATTATTAGTGGCTTTTAGGCTATTATAATTCATGCCTTCCTTTTATGGTGTCATTCAGCCTATGTGCGGTGACTTTCAATAATTACCAATATTTAGGTTCTTGAgatgttttgtgtgttttgtgtgtttttaagGTTATACAGCCTTTGCTATATTCAGAAGTGGGGGGAAAAGATTATACATGCCATATCCATAGagaaaaaaggtgaaatgtCGATTCAAAAGTTGTTGATTCGAATATACAGATGGGTAAGGACCTGGAATCTTTTATGTTGCGTTGCTTTACATTTGATTAATATCTTTTCATCCATGGCTATGTTTGTGTATTCTGTCAAAATCAAGTGAAgatttttgggcttttaggtCAAAGGGGCGAATTCCTGGATCTATAGTCTGATGCTTTGAAGCATTTGGTGCTTCATTAGCGTGAAGCTTCATCGTGCCTTCAACTCGGGTaaaatttgtttgatttgaaaagccCTAATACCCGGTGCTCAAATAATCATTTGGGATTGTTAAATGCTTCAAATCCCTAATTTTGATGGTGTTTGATGCTTAGTCAAAGTGGCTAATCTTGCACCTCCCTCACAGTCTGTTTTTGCAACTCCATTTGCTCCATCTGGTCAGTATCCGACACATCCCTCACCCACTCCAGCATCTCATCCTGTCCAATTTGCGACCAAGCCAAGGCCTCAAATTCCTGAAGATGAGTGTAACTATTGCCATCAGAAGGGTCATTGGAAGCATTAGTGCCTTAACCATCCCAACCCAAAGGGATGAAATGTTACTCAGTCGACTGGTTCTCACGCCCCACATCAGTCTCGGCCACCACAACAGTATTCTCGCCCTCCTGCAGCCTTGGCAACACCGGCCTCCAGTAGTGCACCTCCagagtttgattatgagcaatttCAGCAGTATCAGGCTTACATGGCTGCCATTAGAGGGGGTTCCCCCAAGCTTCTGCCATGACTACCACTCACTCAGGTTTGTGTGGTTCTCCCACCTCAGGTATCCAGCCCACCACTTGGATTTTTGATTCTGGCTCTTCTCATCATATGACTCCCGATCTATCTCTTCTTAGTAATTGTGTGTCACTTGCTTTTCCTATTAgtattgccatagccaatggttCTCCCATGCATGTTGCTTCTATTGGTTCCATTTTATCTTCTATTGCACCGTCACTATCTATTCCAaatgtcttttatgttcctcAATTGTCTTTGAGCCTACTTTCAATCAACCAATTATCCgactctggttttgatgttgttttctcttcctctggttGTGTTGTGCAGGATCGGGATTCCAAGAAGCAGATTGGGGCAGGCCGTAAAGTTGGTGATCTCTATCTTTTGGAGCACTTGCATCTCCCAATAAAACCATCTTCCACTGCTGcgtcatctttttgtttagatcataAGTCATCTCCATTTTATCTTTGGCATTTTAGATTAGGACATCTGTCTAGTGAGCGTCTAAAACTTTTAGTTAAGTCAGGTCATTTGGGTCATATTTCAGTCAGTGATATTTCAGAATGCAGTGGTTgtaagtttgcaaaaatgtcagctttaccttttaataaaaatacttcTGTTTTTACTTCGCCTTTTCAGCTTGTTCACACTGATTTATGGGGCCCTTCTCCGGTTGTTACAAAAGGTGGTTTTGTCTATTATGTCTCTTTTGTGGATGACTTTAGTCGGTATACTTGGGTTTACTTAATGACACACAAATCTGAGTTCTTTACGATTTATAAGAATTTCCATGCCatggttcaaaatttgttttctacATCGGTTAAAATTCTTCGGTCTGACTTGGGTGGGGAATATTCACTCTCAGAGTTTTATAAATTTCTAGATTAGCTTGAGACTATCCACCACCAATCATCTTGCACTGACACTCCTACCCAAAATGGTAGAGCTGAAAGAAAACATCGTCACCTTTTTAATATTGCTTGGTCTCTACTTCTGTCTTCCTCTGTCCCGTCCTGTTACTGGGGAGAAGCTGTTCTCACTGCAGCCTATCTCCTGAATCGGATGCCCACTCCTCTTCTCTCTGGTAGCTCTCCTTATGAGCGAGCTCACCGCTCGCTGTgtcttaggtgtttttttgaggTATGACATTAATCAAAAAGGGTATCGGTGTTATGATCATGTGACCAAAAGCTTTATGTTTCAAGGCATGTTGTCTTCTTAGAGCGTCTTTCCTATTTTACTCTTCCTCCTTGCACTGCTCCTGTAGCCAAAGAAGACTTGATTCATATTGACCCCTTTCCTATGGATATGGATGTGCCTCCCAAAGAGTACACCTCCACTCTTAAGGTATCTGATATTTCTACAGCCCCTTCAACATCACCTCGCCGTGCTCCGATCACCCAGGTCTATACCCGTCGTCCAACttctacaattgctccccaatcTGCCTCCACGGATCTTGATTTGCCTGCCCACCGGTATCCCCTCCACGACAATCGTCAACCACCGGTAAAATATGGCTTTACTAATAGCTGTTTGTCATCCTCTTATCAATCATTCTTTTCCCccattcacacttattttgagcCTAGGTCCTATAAAAAAGCTTGTAATGATCCTAATTGGGTGGATGCCATGCAAGCTGAACTTACTGCTTTTGCTCATAATCAGccttgggagttggtttcacTTCTGGATGGTAAGAATCTAATCggttgcaaatgggtctacaaggtttagactcattctgatggttctttagAATGGTATAAAGCCCGCCTAGTTGCGAAAGGATTTTCTCAAGAGTATGGGATTGATTACGAGGAAACTTTTGCCCCTGTTGCCAAAATGACCACTGTTCGCATGTTGATCTTAGTAGCCGTAGTGCATCAGTGGCCTCTTTCTCAGTTGGATGTAAAgaatgcttttctcaatggCAATCTCTCTGAAGAGGTTTATATGCGGCCTCCTCCTGGCTTCTCTCATCCTTCCGGTATGGTTTGTCGCTTGCATCGTGCTCTCTTTGGCTTGAAACAGTACCCTCGCGCTTGGTATTCACGCTTCTAGGATGTTGCTCTTCAGATTGGCTTCATGCCTAGCATGCATGACTCTGCTCTATTTCTCCGTCGCACCTCTCATGGCCTGGTACTTCTCttactttatgttgatgacatgatcatcaCTGGTTCTGATTTTGCTGCTATTGCTGAAGTTAAAAGTCATCTCTTCTGTGAGTTCgaaatgaaagacttgggcATGCTACGTTATTTCCTTGGTATTGAAGTTGCTTCCTCTCCTCAGGGGTATCTTTTGGGACAGTCTAAGTATGTTACTAATATCCTTCACCATGCTCGTCTCACGGATACAAAGACTGTTGATACTCCCCTTGAACTTCATGCCAAGTTCTTTGCCTCTGATGGTGTCCCCCTTGAGGATCCTACGGCATATCGCGAATTGGTGGGCTGCTTGGTTTATCTTACAGTTactcggccagatatttcttaTGCAGTTCACATTGTTAGTCAGTTTGTCTATGCTCCTCGAACTACGCATTGGGCTGCCCTCTTACGTATTCTCCGTTATCTTTGTGGTACCTTTCATCAATTGCATGCTGATTTCTTCTACATCAAGCTTAACCCTCCATGCTTATGCTTATGCTAACTAGGCAGGTGATGTTAATGACCGCAAATCTACCTCTGGCCTCTGTGTTTTTCGAGGCAATTCTCTTATCTcctggaaaaataaaaagtaatctGTTGTTGCCCTCTCTATCGTGGCAGCTGAATATTGTGCCATGGCCCATGCTACCTCTGAAATCGTTTGGCTTCGCTGACTTATTTTCGATATGGGGGTCTCTGTTACTACTCCTACGCCTCTTTACTGCAACAACAAGAGTGCGATTCAGCTTGCCCACAACTCGGTCTTCCATGAGCGCacgaagcacattgagattgattgtcatttcataCGCCAGCATCTCCAGTCTGGCACCATTGTTTTACCCTTCGTCTCCTCCACATTGCAGTTGGctaattgtagggaggtattcccgaacaggtccaagGAGGGCCCGAACACTTTATAAAGGGGAATCATCGGGGAAGGTATAGtattcggcaatatggaccagaaACATGAGAAGTCgctggtccaggaaggttgtacggagTCTTGGTTCagaaaacatgagaagttattggaccaaataaaaggaTAGTGACATGTAAAGCCACTATCCAAGtaacttgttcggcaatgagatggccgaacaagaggagagctcctaaagaaggaaatggtccaaataattgataaaggaccagttacatgtgaagtgattggtccaggccgtctgttcggccatgagatggcc
It encodes:
- the LOC131328048 gene encoding uncharacterized protein LOC131328048 codes for the protein MSVTIAIRRVIGSISALTIPTQRDEMLLSRLVLTPHISLGHHNSILALLQPWQHRPPVVHLQSLIMSNFSSIRLTWLPLEGVPPSFCHDYHSLRFVWFSHLRIGIPRSRLGQAVKLVISIFWSTCISQ